In Pleurodeles waltl isolate 20211129_DDA chromosome 5, aPleWal1.hap1.20221129, whole genome shotgun sequence, one genomic interval encodes:
- the LOC138295644 gene encoding uncharacterized protein — protein MSENTCVDELPDGAKKNCELFSVWGITEENACVAKRPDKVLRNNSRCIYVENVCFGSNDDRKVWIPLSAYREMQEKCRQLEHENRNLREQISQDTIIQNNAESYKNEESSLSHSSNEGVKTAPSCTEFPCEPRFLAAKMHSLTDNTDENVIYKLPLQNAQVKRRILEQDTPSFISLFDFWKKNSPHLREILTLLYMVTVKNNMQLRACDLANEIMQTLGFCAVQEGNTYVHLNHEQGKKIVPLARIIQWIWYLQDRARVPQIKELPMKLCAPFEFVSTEDKKHVCFTNDSLTEMLLSGTVEETALYNVCQILKQELREMCHFYADFWFFDNVLAPNWFNYLADVNEKNAEREVFTQNSALVGMAMWVPQKCEKATYRSYHVSPLSLSALCGPPSGVCVWGRGRDRIPNLNRAE, from the exons atgtctgagaatacatgtgttgatgaactgcctgatggtgctaagaaaaactgtgaattgttttctgtttggggaattacagaagaaaatgcatgtgtagctaaaaggcctgataaggttttgagaaataattcccgttgtatatatgtagaaaacgtgtgttttggaagtaatgatgacagaaaggtctggatacctttatctgcttacagagaaatgcaggagaaatgtaggcagttggaacatgaaaataggaatttacgtgagcaaattagccaggatacgataattcaaaataatgctgaaagttataaaaatgaagaatcttccttgtcccattccagtaatgagggggttaagacagctccgagctgcactgagtttccgtgtgagccaaggtttttggcagccaaaatgcattccttaactgataacacggacgagaatgtgatttacaagttaccgttgcaaaatgcacaagtaaaacgaaggattttagagcaagacaccccgagtttcattagtttgtttgatttttggaaaaagaatagccctcatttgagagaaatcctaacacttttgtacatggtcactgtgaaaaataatatgcagctgcgcgcttgtgatttggcaaatgaaataatgcagactttaggtttctgcgcagtgcaagaaggaaatacttatgtacatttaaatcatgaacaaggaaagaaaatagtgcccctagctagaatcatacaatggatctggtacttgcaagacagggctagagtaccacagataaaagaattaccaatgaagttgtgtgcaccatttgaattcgtgtccactgaagataaaaagcatgtttgttttactaatgattcattgactgaaatgttgctttctggcacagtagaagaaacagcgttgtataatgtgtgtcagattttaaagcaagagctacgtgagatgtgtcatttttatgctgatttttggttctttgataatgttttagcacctaactggttcaattaccttgcagatgttaatgagaaaaatgcagagagagaagtgttcacccagaattctgccttagtggggatggctatgtgggtgccccagaaatgtgaaaaggccacttacag atcctaccacgtttcgccactgtccctgagtgcgctgtgtggtcccccttccggtgtgtgcgtgtggggtcggggaagggaccgaatccccaacctgaaccgggctgagtaa